A section of the Streptomyces sp. SLBN-118 genome encodes:
- a CDS encoding multicopper oxidase family protein has product MRTHSTDLTRRTVLGAAIAAAGTGVLAACSGSPGTDHGSMNHGATPAAAPDGYVSPNGPEVAAAELKRGSGPVRTVKLTATPTPLDLGDGLRVRSWAYGDRLPGKEVRVTAGDTLALTLANHLPQSTSLHWHGIALRNDMDGVPGVTQSSVAPGGSFTYRFAVPDPGTYWFHPHSGVQQDRGLYAPLIVEDPKEPLVYDREWVVVLDDWVDGVDGSTPEAVLAELRHGMAGHSGEDMSMDMPMDTASPSPSPKAAAAAKGPSRMMMGATSKLLGGDAGDVAYPYYLVNGRTAKAPSVFRASPGDRIRLRIINAAGDTPFRVALGGHELTITHTDGFPVEHAEVDNLILGMGERYDVLVTAGDGVFPLIAVAEGKEAPGREAAAMALLRTSSGSAPTASVRPSELTGRLLTPNRLRATESAALPERKPDRTIQLRLTGNMTQFNWAFDGKPYAPGQRHPVRAGERVRLVFVNNTKMWHPVHLHGHTFALANPAGLRKDTAGVLPGRTVAVDFDADNPGLWMIHCHNVYHSESGMMTVLGYQR; this is encoded by the coding sequence ATGCGCACTCATTCCACCGATCTCACCCGCCGTACCGTGCTCGGTGCGGCAATCGCCGCCGCCGGCACGGGAGTTCTGGCCGCCTGTTCCGGATCGCCGGGCACGGACCACGGATCGATGAACCACGGCGCAACCCCCGCGGCGGCCCCGGACGGCTATGTCAGCCCCAACGGACCCGAGGTCGCAGCCGCCGAGCTGAAGCGGGGCTCGGGCCCCGTCCGCACCGTGAAGCTGACCGCCACGCCCACCCCGCTGGACCTCGGGGACGGGCTCAGGGTCAGATCCTGGGCGTACGGCGACCGGCTGCCCGGCAAAGAGGTCCGCGTCACGGCGGGCGACACACTCGCGCTCACCCTCGCCAACCATCTGCCGCAGTCCACCTCACTGCACTGGCACGGCATCGCCCTGCGCAATGACATGGACGGCGTCCCCGGCGTCACCCAGAGCTCCGTCGCGCCGGGCGGTTCCTTCACCTACCGCTTCGCGGTCCCGGACCCGGGGACGTACTGGTTCCATCCGCACTCGGGTGTCCAGCAGGACCGCGGGCTGTACGCCCCGCTGATCGTGGAGGACCCGAAGGAACCCCTGGTGTACGACAGGGAGTGGGTCGTCGTCCTGGACGACTGGGTCGACGGGGTCGACGGCTCCACGCCAGAGGCGGTGCTGGCCGAGCTGAGGCACGGCATGGCCGGACACTCCGGCGAGGACATGTCCATGGACATGCCGATGGACACGGCGTCCCCGTCCCCCTCCCCGAAGGCGGCCGCGGCCGCCAAGGGCCCGTCCCGGATGATGATGGGCGCGACGAGCAAACTGCTCGGCGGCGACGCGGGCGATGTCGCGTATCCGTACTACCTGGTCAACGGACGGACGGCCAAGGCTCCCTCGGTCTTCAGGGCCTCGCCGGGCGACCGGATCCGGCTGCGCATCATCAACGCCGCCGGGGACACTCCCTTCCGGGTGGCGCTCGGCGGCCATGAGCTCACGATCACGCACACCGACGGCTTCCCCGTCGAGCACGCCGAGGTCGACAACCTGATCCTGGGCATGGGCGAGCGGTACGACGTCCTGGTGACCGCGGGCGACGGCGTCTTCCCGCTCATTGCGGTCGCGGAGGGCAAGGAGGCACCGGGCAGGGAGGCTGCCGCGATGGCGCTGCTGCGCACCAGCAGCGGCAGCGCACCCACCGCCTCCGTACGTCCGAGCGAGCTGACCGGCAGGCTGCTGACCCCCAACCGGCTCAGGGCAACCGAGTCCGCCGCCCTTCCCGAACGGAAGCCGGACCGCACGATCCAGCTGCGTCTGACGGGCAATATGACGCAGTTCAACTGGGCCTTCGACGGCAAGCCCTACGCCCCGGGCCAGCGCCATCCGGTCCGGGCGGGCGAGCGGGTCCGGCTGGTCTTCGTCAACAACACGAAGATGTGGCACCCGGTCCACCTCCACGGCCACACCTTCGCCCTGGCGAACCCGGCCGGCCTGCGCAAGGACACCGCGGGCGTCCTGCCCGGCAGGACGGTGGCGGTGGACTTCGACGCCGACAACCCCGGCCTGTGGATGATCCACTGTCACAACGTCTACCACTCGGAGTCGGGGATGATGACGGTGCTCGGTTACCAGAGGTAG